From the genome of Candidatus Nitrosocosmicus oleophilus, one region includes:
- a CDS encoding DUF4256 domain-containing protein, whose amino-acid sequence MNKGLSREFRELLDTLKARFDKNMERHLGMEWPKVQGKLEGNNEKLSSLKKMESTGGEPDVVGYDKKTIEYIFYDCSPESPVGRRNVCYDRGGQEARKAFKSKNNAIDMAAALGIELLTEEQYRELQKLGNFDTKTSSWVKTPSDIRKLGGALFADRRYDKVFVYHNSAPSYYSVRGFRGSIRV is encoded by the coding sequence ATGAATAAAGGGTTGTCACGAGAGTTTCGTGAACTACTCGACACATTAAAGGCTCGATTTGATAAAAACATGGAACGTCATTTGGGTATGGAGTGGCCAAAAGTACAAGGAAAGTTGGAAGGGAATAATGAAAAACTATCGTCACTCAAGAAAATGGAGAGTACCGGCGGTGAACCGGATGTTGTTGGTTATGACAAGAAGACTATTGAATACATTTTTTATGATTGTTCACCCGAGAGTCCAGTTGGCCGTAGGAATGTTTGTTACGACCGTGGAGGTCAGGAGGCAAGGAAAGCATTCAAGTCAAAAAATAACGCCATTGACATGGCAGCTGCCTTGGGAATTGAACTATTAACTGAAGAACAGTATCGAGAATTACAGAAGCTTGGAAATTTTGATACTAAGACATCAAGTTGGGTAAAAACACCTTCTGATATTAGAAAACTCGGCGGCGCCCTCTTTGCTGATCGTCGCTACGACAAAGTCTTTGTGTATCACAACAGTGCACCTTCCTACTATAGCGTAAGGGGTTTCCGGGGCTCGATAAGGGTCTAA